A part of Oncorhynchus clarkii lewisi isolate Uvic-CL-2024 chromosome 17, UVic_Ocla_1.0, whole genome shotgun sequence genomic DNA contains:
- the LOC139370174 gene encoding BAR/IMD domain-containing adapter protein 2-like 2 isoform X6, translated as MEGVIRWFQVEVLQAMEKNVKLDEEYIDGSRRVYELEVRNQAEALEKQLRRGAFRDSLEHSEYMQYLRQSQHDIMKEEERRYRFLAEKHCGLTQSLLFLINKTGASLQQKADGWKEKVNETRGSRPRSPTHPDQEEQLCGSVSSLLQTVDEDRDMSWARREQQALGRVPSRAPSPLHSRSRSSSVGESLGLGGGRTMRALVSHPPSSNPKLLPFTRGEMVNVLVQEPRNGWLYGRTESSLRQGWFPAAYVSSIEEFSNLLGSRSHSMNNLLDPSDTSMGQSEKAYGDVAPPTTPTRRASVDFRPISPLPERRAEPEIVTRTNSLKGYNELPPPPPPPPPPPHPTTMFRRGSADFRPIQLTFPERTAESLSPLGSSGENLLFPRGTNPFATVKLKPTTTNDRSAPRTH; from the exons ATGGAGGGAGTG ATTCGATGGTTCCAGGTAGAAGTTTTACAGGCCATGGAGAAGAATGTCAAGTTGGATGAAGAGTACATTGAC GGCAGTCGCAGGGTGTATGAGCTGGAGGTGAGGAACCAGGCAGAAGCTCTGGAGAAACAGCTGAGAAGAGGAGCCTTCAGAGActcactg GAGCACAGTGAGTACATGCAGTACCTGAGACAGAGTCAACATGACAttatgaaggaggaggagaggag ATATCGCTTCCTGGCAGAGAAACACTGCGGACTGACACAGTCACTGCTCTTCCTCAtcaacaag aCAGGGGCTTCCCTACAGCAGAAGGCTGATGGATGGAAGGAGAAAGTGAACGAGACACGAGGCTCCAGACCCCGTAgccccacccaccctgaccaggaGGAACAG ctgTGTGGCTCAGTGAGCTCTCTGCTGCAGACAGTAGATGAGGACAGAGACATGTCTTGGGCCAGGAGAGAACAGCAGGCCCTGGGGAGAGTGCCCTCTAGAG ccCCGTCCCCCCTCCACAGCCGATCCCGCTCCTCCTCAGTGGGTGAGTCTCTGGGTCTGGGTGGGGGTAGGACCATGAGAGCCCTGGTGTCCCACCCACCCTCCTCCAACCCCAAACTGCTACCCTTCACCCGGGGAGAGATGGTCAACGTGTTGGTCCAGGAGCCGAGGAATGGGTGGCTGTATGGGAGAACGGAAAGCAGCCTACG CCAGGGCTGGTTCCCAGCAGCTTATGTTTCTTCTATTGAGGAGTTCTCTAACCTCTTGGGGTCCAG GAGCCACAGCATGAACAACCTATTGGATCCCTCTGACACCTCCATGGGCCAATCAGAAAAGGCCTACGGTGATGTCGCGCCCCCTACCACACCCACTCGCAGGGCCTCCGTCGACTTCCGAccaatctctcccctccctgagaGGAGGGCGGAGCCAGAGATTGTGACGAGAACAAATAGCCTGAAAGGCTACAACGAGCTCCCgccccctcctcctccgcccCCGCCACCCCCTCACCCAACAACAATGTTCCGGAGGGGGTCAGCTGACTTTCGACCAATCCAGCTTACTTTCCCGGAGAGGACAGCAGAATCATTATCACCCCTTGGATCTTCTGGAGAAAACCTACTCTTTcccag GGGAACCAATCCCTTTGCGACAGTGAAGCTTAAACCAACAACCACCAATGACAGATCAGCACCCAGGACCCACTGA
- the LOC139370174 gene encoding BAR/IMD domain-containing adapter protein 2-like 2 isoform X5: MEGVIRWFQVEVLQAMEKNVKLDEEYIDGSRRVYELEVRNQAEALEKQLRRGAFRDSLEHSEYMQYLRQSQHDIMKEEERRYRFLAEKHCGLTQSLLFLINKTGASLQQKADGWKEKVNETRGSRPRSPTHPDQEEQLCGSVSSLLQTVDEDRDMSWARREQQALGRVPSRAPSPLHSRSRSSSVGESLGLGGGRTMRALVSHPPSSNPKLLPFTRGEMVNVLVQEPRNGWLYGRTESSLRQGWFPAAYVSSIEEFSNLLGSSGTSLRSHSMNNLLDPSDTSMGQSEKAYGDVAPPTTPTRRASVDFRPISPLPERRAEPEIVTRTNSLKGYNELPPPPPPPPPPPHPTTMFRRGSADFRPIQLTFPERTAESLSPLGSSGENLLFPRGTNPFATVKLKPTTTNDRSAPRTH, translated from the exons ATGGAGGGAGTG ATTCGATGGTTCCAGGTAGAAGTTTTACAGGCCATGGAGAAGAATGTCAAGTTGGATGAAGAGTACATTGAC GGCAGTCGCAGGGTGTATGAGCTGGAGGTGAGGAACCAGGCAGAAGCTCTGGAGAAACAGCTGAGAAGAGGAGCCTTCAGAGActcactg GAGCACAGTGAGTACATGCAGTACCTGAGACAGAGTCAACATGACAttatgaaggaggaggagaggag ATATCGCTTCCTGGCAGAGAAACACTGCGGACTGACACAGTCACTGCTCTTCCTCAtcaacaag aCAGGGGCTTCCCTACAGCAGAAGGCTGATGGATGGAAGGAGAAAGTGAACGAGACACGAGGCTCCAGACCCCGTAgccccacccaccctgaccaggaGGAACAG ctgTGTGGCTCAGTGAGCTCTCTGCTGCAGACAGTAGATGAGGACAGAGACATGTCTTGGGCCAGGAGAGAACAGCAGGCCCTGGGGAGAGTGCCCTCTAGAG ccCCGTCCCCCCTCCACAGCCGATCCCGCTCCTCCTCAGTGGGTGAGTCTCTGGGTCTGGGTGGGGGTAGGACCATGAGAGCCCTGGTGTCCCACCCACCCTCCTCCAACCCCAAACTGCTACCCTTCACCCGGGGAGAGATGGTCAACGTGTTGGTCCAGGAGCCGAGGAATGGGTGGCTGTATGGGAGAACGGAAAGCAGCCTACG CCAGGGCTGGTTCCCAGCAGCTTATGTTTCTTCTATTGAGGAGTTCTCTAACCTCTTGGGGTCCAG TGGCACTTCCTTGAGGAGCCACAGCATGAACAACCTATTGGATCCCTCTGACACCTCCATGGGCCAATCAGAAAAGGCCTACGGTGATGTCGCGCCCCCTACCACACCCACTCGCAGGGCCTCCGTCGACTTCCGAccaatctctcccctccctgagaGGAGGGCGGAGCCAGAGATTGTGACGAGAACAAATAGCCTGAAAGGCTACAACGAGCTCCCgccccctcctcctccgcccCCGCCACCCCCTCACCCAACAACAATGTTCCGGAGGGGGTCAGCTGACTTTCGACCAATCCAGCTTACTTTCCCGGAGAGGACAGCAGAATCATTATCACCCCTTGGATCTTCTGGAGAAAACCTACTCTTTcccag GGGAACCAATCCCTTTGCGACAGTGAAGCTTAAACCAACAACCACCAATGACAGATCAGCACCCAGGACCCACTGA
- the LOC139370174 gene encoding BAR/IMD domain-containing adapter protein 2-like 2 isoform X3 produces MSGANSDQLHRSTLSVYANLMEQFNPGLQTLVTLGNSYVKAFQALAVTSEAYFSAVAKMGEQALHTLSSRSLGDVLVQISETQRRLTAEMEGVIRWFQVEVLQAMEKNVKLDEEYIDGSRRVYELEVRNQAEALEKQLRRGAFRDSLEHSEYMQYLRQSQHDIMKEEERRYRFLAEKHCGLTQSLLFLINKTGASLQQKADGWKEKVNETRGSRPRSPTHPDQEEQLCGSVSSLLQTVDEDRDMSWARREQQALGRVPSRAPSPLHSRSRSSSVGESLGLGGGRTMRALVSHPPSSNPKLLPFTRGEMVNVLVQEPRNGWLYGRTESSLRQGWFPAAYVSSIEEFSNLLGSSGTSLRSHSMNNLLDPSDTSMGQSEKAYGDVAPPTTPTRRASVDFRPISPLPERRAEPEIVTRTNSLKGYNELPPPPPPPPPPPHPTTMFRRGSADFRPIQLTFPERTAESLSPLGSSGENLLFPRGTNPFATVKLKPTTTNDRSAPRTH; encoded by the exons ATGTCGGGGGCGAACAGTGATCAGTTACATAGGTCTACATTGTCTGTGTACGCG AACCTGATGGAACAGTTCAACCCAGGCCTACAGACGCTAGTTACATTAGGAAACAGCTATGTCAAGGCTTTCcaag cctTGGCTGTTACCAGTGAGGCCTACTTTAGTGCTGTAGCGAAGATGGGAGAACAGGCCcttcacacactctcctctcgctcacttg GAGATGTCCTGGTACAGATATCTGAGACGCAGAGAAGACTCACAGCTGAGATGGAGGGAGTG ATTCGATGGTTCCAGGTAGAAGTTTTACAGGCCATGGAGAAGAATGTCAAGTTGGATGAAGAGTACATTGAC GGCAGTCGCAGGGTGTATGAGCTGGAGGTGAGGAACCAGGCAGAAGCTCTGGAGAAACAGCTGAGAAGAGGAGCCTTCAGAGActcactg GAGCACAGTGAGTACATGCAGTACCTGAGACAGAGTCAACATGACAttatgaaggaggaggagaggag ATATCGCTTCCTGGCAGAGAAACACTGCGGACTGACACAGTCACTGCTCTTCCTCAtcaacaag aCAGGGGCTTCCCTACAGCAGAAGGCTGATGGATGGAAGGAGAAAGTGAACGAGACACGAGGCTCCAGACCCCGTAgccccacccaccctgaccaggaGGAACAG ctgTGTGGCTCAGTGAGCTCTCTGCTGCAGACAGTAGATGAGGACAGAGACATGTCTTGGGCCAGGAGAGAACAGCAGGCCCTGGGGAGAGTGCCCTCTAGAG ccCCGTCCCCCCTCCACAGCCGATCCCGCTCCTCCTCAGTGGGTGAGTCTCTGGGTCTGGGTGGGGGTAGGACCATGAGAGCCCTGGTGTCCCACCCACCCTCCTCCAACCCCAAACTGCTACCCTTCACCCGGGGAGAGATGGTCAACGTGTTGGTCCAGGAGCCGAGGAATGGGTGGCTGTATGGGAGAACGGAAAGCAGCCTACG CCAGGGCTGGTTCCCAGCAGCTTATGTTTCTTCTATTGAGGAGTTCTCTAACCTCTTGGGGTCCAG TGGCACTTCCTTGAGGAGCCACAGCATGAACAACCTATTGGATCCCTCTGACACCTCCATGGGCCAATCAGAAAAGGCCTACGGTGATGTCGCGCCCCCTACCACACCCACTCGCAGGGCCTCCGTCGACTTCCGAccaatctctcccctccctgagaGGAGGGCGGAGCCAGAGATTGTGACGAGAACAAATAGCCTGAAAGGCTACAACGAGCTCCCgccccctcctcctccgcccCCGCCACCCCCTCACCCAACAACAATGTTCCGGAGGGGGTCAGCTGACTTTCGACCAATCCAGCTTACTTTCCCGGAGAGGACAGCAGAATCATTATCACCCCTTGGATCTTCTGGAGAAAACCTACTCTTTcccag GGGAACCAATCCCTTTGCGACAGTGAAGCTTAAACCAACAACCACCAATGACAGATCAGCACCCAGGACCCACTGA
- the LOC139370180 gene encoding parvalbumin alpha: protein MAALKDFLKADDIQKALDAVKAEGSFDHKKFFALVGLKAMTPDNVKKVFQAIDADQSGFIEEEELKFVLKSFAEDGRDLTDAETKAFLNAADKDGDGKIGIDEFEVLVHEV from the exons ATGGCCGCTTTGAAAGATTTTTTGAAAGCTGATGATATTCAGAAGGCCCTTGATGCAGTCAAAG cGGAGGGTTCCTTCGACCATAAGAAGTTCTTTGCTCTGGTGGGCCTGAAGGCCATGACTCCTGACAATGTCAAGAAGGTGTTCCAGGCTATTGATGCTGACCAGAGTGGATTCATTGAGGAGGAGGAGCTCAa GTTTGTGCTGAAGAGTTTCGCTGAGGACGGCAGAGACCTGACCGACGCCGAGACCAAAGCCTTCCTTAACGCCGCCGACAAGGACGGAGACGGAAAGATCGGCATCGACG AGTTTGAAGTCTTGGTCCATGAGGTGTAA
- the LOC139370174 gene encoding BAR/IMD domain-containing adapter protein 2-like 2 isoform X1, translating to MGESSFLSLPLSQQVVVGGRKNKGTTRQKEEWVNSQAVTMSGANSDQLHRSTLSVYANLMEQFNPGLQTLVTLGNSYVKAFQALAVTSEAYFSAVAKMGEQALHTLSSRSLGDVLVQISETQRRLTAEMEGVIRWFQVEVLQAMEKNVKLDEEYIDGSRRVYELEVRNQAEALEKQLRRGAFRDSLEHSEYMQYLRQSQHDIMKEEERRYRFLAEKHCGLTQSLLFLINKTGASLQQKADGWKEKVNETRGSRPRSPTHPDQEEQLCGSVSSLLQTVDEDRDMSWARREQQALGRVPSRAPSPLHSRSRSSSVGESLGLGGGRTMRALVSHPPSSNPKLLPFTRGEMVNVLVQEPRNGWLYGRTESSLRQGWFPAAYVSSIEEFSNLLGSSGTSLRSHSMNNLLDPSDTSMGQSEKAYGDVAPPTTPTRRASVDFRPISPLPERRAEPEIVTRTNSLKGYNELPPPPPPPPPPPHPTTMFRRGSADFRPIQLTFPERTAESLSPLGSSGENLLFPRGTNPFATVKLKPTTTNDRSAPRTH from the exons ATGGGAGAAAGctcctttctctcgctccctctatcACAACAGGTTGTTGTTGGTGGCAGAAAGAACAAGGGAACAACGAGGCAGAAGGAGGAGTGGGTTAATAGCCAAG CGGTTACTATGTCGGGGGCGAACAGTGATCAGTTACATAGGTCTACATTGTCTGTGTACGCG AACCTGATGGAACAGTTCAACCCAGGCCTACAGACGCTAGTTACATTAGGAAACAGCTATGTCAAGGCTTTCcaag cctTGGCTGTTACCAGTGAGGCCTACTTTAGTGCTGTAGCGAAGATGGGAGAACAGGCCcttcacacactctcctctcgctcacttg GAGATGTCCTGGTACAGATATCTGAGACGCAGAGAAGACTCACAGCTGAGATGGAGGGAGTG ATTCGATGGTTCCAGGTAGAAGTTTTACAGGCCATGGAGAAGAATGTCAAGTTGGATGAAGAGTACATTGAC GGCAGTCGCAGGGTGTATGAGCTGGAGGTGAGGAACCAGGCAGAAGCTCTGGAGAAACAGCTGAGAAGAGGAGCCTTCAGAGActcactg GAGCACAGTGAGTACATGCAGTACCTGAGACAGAGTCAACATGACAttatgaaggaggaggagaggag ATATCGCTTCCTGGCAGAGAAACACTGCGGACTGACACAGTCACTGCTCTTCCTCAtcaacaag aCAGGGGCTTCCCTACAGCAGAAGGCTGATGGATGGAAGGAGAAAGTGAACGAGACACGAGGCTCCAGACCCCGTAgccccacccaccctgaccaggaGGAACAG ctgTGTGGCTCAGTGAGCTCTCTGCTGCAGACAGTAGATGAGGACAGAGACATGTCTTGGGCCAGGAGAGAACAGCAGGCCCTGGGGAGAGTGCCCTCTAGAG ccCCGTCCCCCCTCCACAGCCGATCCCGCTCCTCCTCAGTGGGTGAGTCTCTGGGTCTGGGTGGGGGTAGGACCATGAGAGCCCTGGTGTCCCACCCACCCTCCTCCAACCCCAAACTGCTACCCTTCACCCGGGGAGAGATGGTCAACGTGTTGGTCCAGGAGCCGAGGAATGGGTGGCTGTATGGGAGAACGGAAAGCAGCCTACG CCAGGGCTGGTTCCCAGCAGCTTATGTTTCTTCTATTGAGGAGTTCTCTAACCTCTTGGGGTCCAG TGGCACTTCCTTGAGGAGCCACAGCATGAACAACCTATTGGATCCCTCTGACACCTCCATGGGCCAATCAGAAAAGGCCTACGGTGATGTCGCGCCCCCTACCACACCCACTCGCAGGGCCTCCGTCGACTTCCGAccaatctctcccctccctgagaGGAGGGCGGAGCCAGAGATTGTGACGAGAACAAATAGCCTGAAAGGCTACAACGAGCTCCCgccccctcctcctccgcccCCGCCACCCCCTCACCCAACAACAATGTTCCGGAGGGGGTCAGCTGACTTTCGACCAATCCAGCTTACTTTCCCGGAGAGGACAGCAGAATCATTATCACCCCTTGGATCTTCTGGAGAAAACCTACTCTTTcccag GGGAACCAATCCCTTTGCGACAGTGAAGCTTAAACCAACAACCACCAATGACAGATCAGCACCCAGGACCCACTGA
- the LOC139370174 gene encoding BAR/IMD domain-containing adapter protein 2-like 2 isoform X4 — translation MSGANSDQLHRSTLSVYANLMEQFNPGLQTLVTLGNSYVKAFQALAVTSEAYFSAVAKMGEQALHTLSSRSLGDVLVQISETQRRLTAEMEGVIRWFQVEVLQAMEKNVKLDEEYIDGSRRVYELEVRNQAEALEKQLRRGAFRDSLEHSEYMQYLRQSQHDIMKEEERRYRFLAEKHCGLTQSLLFLINKTGASLQQKADGWKEKVNETRGSRPRSPTHPDQEEQLCGSVSSLLQTVDEDRDMSWARREQQALGRVPSRAPSPLHSRSRSSSVGESLGLGGGRTMRALVSHPPSSNPKLLPFTRGEMVNVLVQEPRNGWLYGRTESSLRQGWFPAAYVSSIEEFSNLLGSRSHSMNNLLDPSDTSMGQSEKAYGDVAPPTTPTRRASVDFRPISPLPERRAEPEIVTRTNSLKGYNELPPPPPPPPPPPHPTTMFRRGSADFRPIQLTFPERTAESLSPLGSSGENLLFPRGTNPFATVKLKPTTTNDRSAPRTH, via the exons ATGTCGGGGGCGAACAGTGATCAGTTACATAGGTCTACATTGTCTGTGTACGCG AACCTGATGGAACAGTTCAACCCAGGCCTACAGACGCTAGTTACATTAGGAAACAGCTATGTCAAGGCTTTCcaag cctTGGCTGTTACCAGTGAGGCCTACTTTAGTGCTGTAGCGAAGATGGGAGAACAGGCCcttcacacactctcctctcgctcacttg GAGATGTCCTGGTACAGATATCTGAGACGCAGAGAAGACTCACAGCTGAGATGGAGGGAGTG ATTCGATGGTTCCAGGTAGAAGTTTTACAGGCCATGGAGAAGAATGTCAAGTTGGATGAAGAGTACATTGAC GGCAGTCGCAGGGTGTATGAGCTGGAGGTGAGGAACCAGGCAGAAGCTCTGGAGAAACAGCTGAGAAGAGGAGCCTTCAGAGActcactg GAGCACAGTGAGTACATGCAGTACCTGAGACAGAGTCAACATGACAttatgaaggaggaggagaggag ATATCGCTTCCTGGCAGAGAAACACTGCGGACTGACACAGTCACTGCTCTTCCTCAtcaacaag aCAGGGGCTTCCCTACAGCAGAAGGCTGATGGATGGAAGGAGAAAGTGAACGAGACACGAGGCTCCAGACCCCGTAgccccacccaccctgaccaggaGGAACAG ctgTGTGGCTCAGTGAGCTCTCTGCTGCAGACAGTAGATGAGGACAGAGACATGTCTTGGGCCAGGAGAGAACAGCAGGCCCTGGGGAGAGTGCCCTCTAGAG ccCCGTCCCCCCTCCACAGCCGATCCCGCTCCTCCTCAGTGGGTGAGTCTCTGGGTCTGGGTGGGGGTAGGACCATGAGAGCCCTGGTGTCCCACCCACCCTCCTCCAACCCCAAACTGCTACCCTTCACCCGGGGAGAGATGGTCAACGTGTTGGTCCAGGAGCCGAGGAATGGGTGGCTGTATGGGAGAACGGAAAGCAGCCTACG CCAGGGCTGGTTCCCAGCAGCTTATGTTTCTTCTATTGAGGAGTTCTCTAACCTCTTGGGGTCCAG GAGCCACAGCATGAACAACCTATTGGATCCCTCTGACACCTCCATGGGCCAATCAGAAAAGGCCTACGGTGATGTCGCGCCCCCTACCACACCCACTCGCAGGGCCTCCGTCGACTTCCGAccaatctctcccctccctgagaGGAGGGCGGAGCCAGAGATTGTGACGAGAACAAATAGCCTGAAAGGCTACAACGAGCTCCCgccccctcctcctccgcccCCGCCACCCCCTCACCCAACAACAATGTTCCGGAGGGGGTCAGCTGACTTTCGACCAATCCAGCTTACTTTCCCGGAGAGGACAGCAGAATCATTATCACCCCTTGGATCTTCTGGAGAAAACCTACTCTTTcccag GGGAACCAATCCCTTTGCGACAGTGAAGCTTAAACCAACAACCACCAATGACAGATCAGCACCCAGGACCCACTGA
- the LOC139370174 gene encoding BAR/IMD domain-containing adapter protein 2-like 2 isoform X2 — MGESSFLSLPLSQQVVVGGRKNKGTTRQKEEWVNSQAVTMSGANSDQLHRSTLSVYANLMEQFNPGLQTLVTLGNSYVKAFQALAVTSEAYFSAVAKMGEQALHTLSSRSLGDVLVQISETQRRLTAEMEGVIRWFQVEVLQAMEKNVKLDEEYIDGSRRVYELEVRNQAEALEKQLRRGAFRDSLEHSEYMQYLRQSQHDIMKEEERRYRFLAEKHCGLTQSLLFLINKTGASLQQKADGWKEKVNETRGSRPRSPTHPDQEEQLCGSVSSLLQTVDEDRDMSWARREQQALGRVPSRAPSPLHSRSRSSSVGESLGLGGGRTMRALVSHPPSSNPKLLPFTRGEMVNVLVQEPRNGWLYGRTESSLRQGWFPAAYVSSIEEFSNLLGSRSHSMNNLLDPSDTSMGQSEKAYGDVAPPTTPTRRASVDFRPISPLPERRAEPEIVTRTNSLKGYNELPPPPPPPPPPPHPTTMFRRGSADFRPIQLTFPERTAESLSPLGSSGENLLFPRGTNPFATVKLKPTTTNDRSAPRTH, encoded by the exons ATGGGAGAAAGctcctttctctcgctccctctatcACAACAGGTTGTTGTTGGTGGCAGAAAGAACAAGGGAACAACGAGGCAGAAGGAGGAGTGGGTTAATAGCCAAG CGGTTACTATGTCGGGGGCGAACAGTGATCAGTTACATAGGTCTACATTGTCTGTGTACGCG AACCTGATGGAACAGTTCAACCCAGGCCTACAGACGCTAGTTACATTAGGAAACAGCTATGTCAAGGCTTTCcaag cctTGGCTGTTACCAGTGAGGCCTACTTTAGTGCTGTAGCGAAGATGGGAGAACAGGCCcttcacacactctcctctcgctcacttg GAGATGTCCTGGTACAGATATCTGAGACGCAGAGAAGACTCACAGCTGAGATGGAGGGAGTG ATTCGATGGTTCCAGGTAGAAGTTTTACAGGCCATGGAGAAGAATGTCAAGTTGGATGAAGAGTACATTGAC GGCAGTCGCAGGGTGTATGAGCTGGAGGTGAGGAACCAGGCAGAAGCTCTGGAGAAACAGCTGAGAAGAGGAGCCTTCAGAGActcactg GAGCACAGTGAGTACATGCAGTACCTGAGACAGAGTCAACATGACAttatgaaggaggaggagaggag ATATCGCTTCCTGGCAGAGAAACACTGCGGACTGACACAGTCACTGCTCTTCCTCAtcaacaag aCAGGGGCTTCCCTACAGCAGAAGGCTGATGGATGGAAGGAGAAAGTGAACGAGACACGAGGCTCCAGACCCCGTAgccccacccaccctgaccaggaGGAACAG ctgTGTGGCTCAGTGAGCTCTCTGCTGCAGACAGTAGATGAGGACAGAGACATGTCTTGGGCCAGGAGAGAACAGCAGGCCCTGGGGAGAGTGCCCTCTAGAG ccCCGTCCCCCCTCCACAGCCGATCCCGCTCCTCCTCAGTGGGTGAGTCTCTGGGTCTGGGTGGGGGTAGGACCATGAGAGCCCTGGTGTCCCACCCACCCTCCTCCAACCCCAAACTGCTACCCTTCACCCGGGGAGAGATGGTCAACGTGTTGGTCCAGGAGCCGAGGAATGGGTGGCTGTATGGGAGAACGGAAAGCAGCCTACG CCAGGGCTGGTTCCCAGCAGCTTATGTTTCTTCTATTGAGGAGTTCTCTAACCTCTTGGGGTCCAG GAGCCACAGCATGAACAACCTATTGGATCCCTCTGACACCTCCATGGGCCAATCAGAAAAGGCCTACGGTGATGTCGCGCCCCCTACCACACCCACTCGCAGGGCCTCCGTCGACTTCCGAccaatctctcccctccctgagaGGAGGGCGGAGCCAGAGATTGTGACGAGAACAAATAGCCTGAAAGGCTACAACGAGCTCCCgccccctcctcctccgcccCCGCCACCCCCTCACCCAACAACAATGTTCCGGAGGGGGTCAGCTGACTTTCGACCAATCCAGCTTACTTTCCCGGAGAGGACAGCAGAATCATTATCACCCCTTGGATCTTCTGGAGAAAACCTACTCTTTcccag GGGAACCAATCCCTTTGCGACAGTGAAGCTTAAACCAACAACCACCAATGACAGATCAGCACCCAGGACCCACTGA